The following coding sequences are from one Geothrix sp. window:
- the add gene encoding adenosine deaminase, whose amino-acid sequence MAKLTLQDLQRLPKTDLHVHLDGSLRIPTILDLAEQQKVKLPADSIEGLRPFVEVGDDCKSLVEYLRAFDVTLSVMQTYESLVRTSFELAEDAAEENVRYLEVRYSPILHQQKGLTLHAIVQAVLEGLGQAERKYNIKTGVILCGMRHISPDISLRLADLTVAFKNKGVVGFDLAGAEENFPAKRHKDAFGRVLQNNINCTLHAGEAYGPESIHQAIHLCGAHRIGHGVRLIEDGDLLNYVNDHRIPLECCPSSNVQTKAVKKMADHPIRLFYDLGLRVTVNTDNRMVTNTTVSREFQVIHEELGFNLEEIKEVIIMGFKSAFLPYALKRALLAEVVHELKAFKPGSLESKREQL is encoded by the coding sequence ATGGCCAAATTGACGCTCCAGGACCTCCAGCGGCTTCCCAAGACGGACCTGCACGTCCACCTGGACGGCAGCCTCCGCATCCCGACCATCCTCGACCTGGCGGAGCAGCAGAAGGTGAAGCTGCCCGCGGATTCCATCGAAGGCCTGCGGCCCTTCGTGGAAGTGGGGGACGACTGCAAGTCCCTGGTGGAGTACCTGCGCGCCTTCGACGTGACGCTTTCGGTCATGCAGACCTACGAGAGCCTGGTCCGCACCTCTTTCGAACTGGCCGAGGACGCCGCAGAGGAGAACGTCCGCTATCTGGAGGTCCGCTACAGCCCCATCCTCCACCAGCAGAAGGGGCTCACCCTGCACGCCATCGTCCAGGCCGTGCTGGAGGGTCTCGGGCAGGCCGAGCGCAAATACAACATCAAGACCGGCGTGATCCTCTGCGGCATGCGCCACATCTCGCCGGACATCTCGCTGCGCCTCGCGGATCTCACCGTGGCCTTCAAGAACAAGGGCGTGGTGGGCTTCGACCTGGCGGGTGCCGAGGAGAACTTTCCGGCCAAGCGGCACAAGGATGCCTTCGGCCGGGTGCTGCAGAACAACATCAACTGCACCCTGCATGCCGGCGAGGCCTACGGCCCTGAGAGCATCCACCAGGCCATCCACCTCTGCGGCGCCCACCGCATCGGCCATGGCGTGCGCCTCATCGAGGACGGCGACCTGCTGAACTACGTGAACGACCACCGCATCCCGCTGGAGTGCTGCCCCTCGAGCAACGTGCAGACCAAGGCCGTGAAGAAGATGGCGGATCACCCCATCCGCCTGTTCTACGATCTGGGTCTCCGCGTCACCGTGAACACCGACAACCGCATGGTGACGAACACCACCGTCAGCAGGGAATTCCAGGTCATCCACGAAGAGCTGGGCTTCAACCTCGAGGAGATCAAGGAAGTCATCATCATGGGCTTCAAGAGCGCCTTCCTGCCCTACGCGCTCAAGCGCGCGCTGCTGGCGGAGGTCGTGCACGAGCTGAAGGCCTTCAAGCCCGGCAGCCTGGAGAGCAAACGCGAACAGCTCTGA
- a CDS encoding DHH family phosphoesterase: protein MLDRFTAFLDRHGRVLLTTHENPDGDGVGAAVALACHLKAAGKETRIVVTPSLPENLRFLDPEGWIETYDPDGSHRNLAAWPDAWLLIDASEPHRMGALFATFESTKADRACLDHHLKDAPKGFDAEFTDSSASASTELVYDLVRLRNGGDLPPLMAQALYAGLVSDTGNFRHSNSTPKVHHAAADLIAQGVHPARTFNALYQTATPAKLRLFGRAMGGLQLRDGGRFAYVAVTKQDLDACGATHEDLDELVEEPRKLKGVEVAALFSEAADGRAKVSLRSRERVDVNAVCRKFGGGGHRLASGAKLDLPLDALIAQVEAAVISQIGRDIV, encoded by the coding sequence ATGCTGGATCGTTTCACCGCCTTTCTCGACCGCCACGGCAGGGTCCTGCTCACCACCCACGAGAATCCCGATGGGGATGGCGTGGGAGCGGCGGTGGCCCTGGCCTGCCACCTGAAGGCGGCGGGGAAGGAGACGCGGATCGTCGTGACGCCCTCTCTACCCGAGAATCTCCGCTTCCTGGACCCCGAAGGCTGGATCGAGACCTACGATCCGGATGGAAGCCATCGGAATCTGGCCGCCTGGCCCGATGCCTGGCTGCTCATCGATGCCTCGGAACCCCACCGCATGGGCGCCCTGTTTGCCACCTTCGAGAGCACCAAGGCGGATCGCGCCTGCCTCGACCACCACCTGAAGGATGCACCGAAGGGGTTCGATGCCGAGTTCACCGACTCGAGCGCCAGCGCCAGCACGGAACTGGTCTACGATCTGGTGCGGCTGCGCAACGGCGGCGACCTGCCACCCCTGATGGCCCAGGCCCTCTATGCGGGGCTGGTCAGCGACACGGGCAACTTCCGGCACTCCAACAGCACCCCGAAGGTCCACCATGCCGCCGCGGATCTCATCGCCCAGGGCGTCCACCCGGCGCGGACGTTCAACGCCCTCTACCAGACCGCCACGCCCGCCAAGCTCAGGCTCTTCGGCCGCGCCATGGGCGGGCTGCAGTTGCGCGATGGGGGGCGCTTCGCCTACGTGGCCGTGACGAAGCAGGACCTGGACGCCTGCGGGGCCACCCATGAGGATCTGGACGAGCTGGTGGAGGAACCCCGCAAGCTGAAGGGGGTGGAGGTGGCCGCCCTCTTTTCGGAGGCCGCGGATGGCCGCGCCAAGGTCAGCCTGCGCTCCCGCGAGCGGGTCGATGTCAATGCGGTCTGCCGGAAGTTCGGCGGGGGTGGCCATCGTCTGGCTTCCGGTGCCAAGCTCGATTTGCCGCTGGATGCCCTCATCGCCCAGGTGGAGGCGGCGGTGATCAGCCAGATCGGGCGGGATATTGTCTAA
- the ribA gene encoding GTP cyclohydrolase II — MSPKEPSSAPKLELFCKLQAEKVPFIAKANVPSLFGKFTVYGFLEHATGKEHLAIVAGEIDARRRIPVRVHSECWTGDVLGSLKCDCRQQLEEALRHIGEHGGMVLYLRQEGRGIGLLNKLKAYALQEQGLDTVEANHSLGFPDDLRTYDCAVEMLKFFGITKVKLLTNNPRKIGALESAGIEVERERHQLASNPHNLRYLKTKARKSGHMLDFEEEAL, encoded by the coding sequence ATGTCGCCCAAAGAACCCAGCAGCGCCCCGAAGCTCGAGCTCTTCTGCAAGCTCCAGGCCGAGAAGGTGCCGTTCATCGCCAAGGCCAATGTCCCCTCCCTGTTCGGGAAGTTCACGGTCTATGGGTTCCTGGAGCACGCCACGGGCAAGGAGCACCTGGCCATCGTGGCGGGCGAGATCGATGCGCGCCGCCGCATCCCCGTGCGCGTCCACTCGGAGTGCTGGACGGGCGACGTGCTGGGCAGCCTGAAGTGCGACTGCCGGCAGCAGCTCGAAGAGGCCCTGCGGCACATTGGCGAGCACGGCGGCATGGTGCTCTACCTCCGGCAGGAGGGGCGCGGCATCGGCCTGCTGAACAAGCTCAAGGCCTACGCCCTGCAGGAGCAGGGGCTCGACACGGTGGAGGCGAACCACTCGCTGGGCTTCCCTGATGACCTGCGCACCTACGATTGTGCCGTGGAGATGCTCAAGTTCTTCGGCATCACCAAGGTGAAGCTGCTCACGAACAACCCCCGCAAGATTGGCGCGCTGGAATCCGCTGGCATCGAGGTGGAACGCGAGCGCCACCAGCTGGCTTCCAACCCCCACAACCTGCGCTACCTCAAGACCAAGGCCCGGAAGAGCGGCCACATGCTGGATTTCGAGGAAGAGGCGCTCTAG
- a CDS encoding DUF2721 domain-containing protein, with the protein MSTPVSDQTITDISHVIQLSVAPVFLLTSIGTILGVLSTRLARIVDRARAIGERLEGATEERAGLIHAEMRTLAQRRHLVNLAITAGTTAALLVCVSIATVFLGAVMKANVAMTVASLFILAMAAFVAALVSFLREILLAVRSLDLV; encoded by the coding sequence ATGTCCACGCCCGTATCCGACCAGACCATCACCGACATCTCCCACGTCATCCAGCTCTCGGTGGCGCCGGTCTTCCTGCTCACGTCCATCGGGACCATCCTCGGCGTGCTCTCGACCCGCCTGGCCCGCATCGTGGACCGGGCCCGGGCCATCGGCGAGCGGCTGGAGGGCGCCACGGAGGAGAGGGCGGGGCTCATCCATGCGGAGATGCGCACCCTGGCCCAGCGCCGCCACCTGGTGAACCTGGCCATCACGGCCGGGACCACCGCCGCGCTGCTGGTCTGCGTCAGCATCGCCACGGTGTTCCTCGGCGCCGTGATGAAGGCCAACGTGGCCATGACCGTGGCCTCGCTGTTCATCCTCGCCATGGCCGCCTTCGTGGCGGCCCTGGTGTCCTTCCTGCGGGAGATCCTCCTCGCCGTCCGGAGCCTCGATCTGGTCTGA
- a CDS encoding pseudouridine synthase produces the protein MRKPAPKGPRTAPARTTTRTAAERSAARSTERPAARAASRASDAGPADRPARRPATRRPAPPPVKAPAKPAARPAAPRPKAAGQERLQKILAAAGIDSRRACEQIILDGRVQVNGRTISELGTLANPRRDEITVDLIPIHREDPVYILMNKPKGYVTTVKDDQGRPTVMALLKGVPGRLYPVGRLDFNSEGLLLMTNDGALAQVLTGPEHEIPKVYLVKVHRNPRPELLKEFQEGFLLSGRRLKPCHIEVAEKGDNPWLKVTLTEGKNQQIRRMFAAVGHPVSKLRRVQFGPLADPLLKPGAWRYLSPQEIAAIKSL, from the coding sequence ATGAGAAAGCCCGCCCCGAAGGGGCCGCGAACCGCGCCCGCCAGGACCACCACGAGGACCGCCGCCGAGCGATCCGCCGCCCGCTCAACGGAGCGCCCCGCCGCCCGTGCCGCCAGCCGCGCCAGCGACGCCGGGCCGGCGGATCGCCCCGCCCGCCGGCCCGCCACGCGGCGCCCTGCCCCGCCCCCCGTCAAGGCTCCCGCAAAGCCGGCCGCCCGCCCCGCGGCGCCCCGCCCCAAAGCCGCCGGGCAGGAGCGCCTGCAGAAGATCCTCGCCGCAGCGGGCATCGACAGCCGCCGGGCCTGTGAGCAGATCATCCTCGATGGCCGCGTCCAGGTGAATGGCCGGACCATCAGCGAACTCGGTACCCTCGCCAACCCCCGCCGGGACGAGATCACGGTGGACCTGATTCCGATCCACCGGGAGGACCCGGTCTACATCCTCATGAACAAGCCCAAGGGCTACGTCACCACCGTGAAGGACGACCAGGGCCGGCCCACTGTGATGGCCCTGCTGAAGGGCGTTCCGGGGCGCCTCTACCCCGTGGGCCGTCTCGACTTCAACTCCGAGGGCCTGCTGCTCATGACCAACGACGGTGCGCTGGCCCAGGTGCTTACGGGTCCCGAGCACGAGATCCCCAAGGTGTACCTCGTGAAGGTGCACCGCAACCCGCGGCCGGAACTGCTGAAGGAATTCCAGGAGGGCTTCCTGCTCAGCGGGCGCCGCCTGAAGCCCTGCCACATCGAGGTCGCCGAGAAGGGCGACAATCCCTGGCTGAAGGTGACCCTCACCGAGGGCAAGAACCAGCAGATCCGCCGCATGTTCGCCGCCGTGGGCCACCCCGTCAGCAAGCTGCGCCGGGTGCAGTTCGGCCCCCTGGCCGACCCCCTGCTCAAGCCGGGCGCCTGGCGGTATCTGAGTCCCCAGGAGATCGCGGCGATCAAGAGCCTCTAG
- the pgsA gene encoding CDP-diacylglycerol--glycerol-3-phosphate 3-phosphatidyltransferase, with translation MNPSNSLTLPNALTLLRILAIPFFAIAVWYGHHWQAFGLFAAAGFTDLLDGFIARTFNQRSDLGALMDPAADKLLMTTAFILMAWRTNGMTAPIPVWVSILAITRDLVISFYAFASVDRLSDSKFHPSLLGKLSTAIQLSAVSLGLLFNALGYRPWMDPLLPEMYWLVAALVLASGIHYFMRATRTPVA, from the coding sequence ATGAACCCATCCAATTCACTGACCCTCCCCAACGCGCTGACTCTGCTGCGGATCCTGGCGATCCCCTTTTTCGCCATCGCGGTCTGGTACGGCCACCACTGGCAGGCCTTCGGCCTGTTCGCCGCGGCGGGGTTCACCGACCTGCTGGACGGCTTCATCGCCCGGACCTTCAACCAGCGCTCGGACCTGGGCGCCCTGATGGATCCCGCCGCGGACAAGCTCCTGATGACCACCGCCTTCATCCTCATGGCCTGGCGGACCAATGGCATGACCGCACCCATTCCCGTCTGGGTCTCGATCCTGGCCATCACCCGTGATCTGGTGATCTCGTTCTACGCCTTCGCCTCGGTGGACCGCCTCAGCGACAGCAAGTTCCACCCGAGCCTCCTGGGCAAGCTGAGCACCGCCATCCAGCTGAGCGCGGTCTCCCTGGGCCTGCTCTTCAACGCCTTGGGATACCGGCCCTGGATGGATCCCCTGCTGCCGGAAATGTACTGGCTCGTGGCGGCCCTGGTGCTGGCCTCCGGCATCCACTACTTCATGCGGGCGACCCGGACCCCGGTGGCCTGA
- a CDS encoding FeoA family protein, giving the protein MTQNLPIPLSLLQPGDQGEVVQIQAQGQVRQRLLEMGFIRGARLRVEKLAPLGDPMELVIKGYHLSLRRDESSCILVQPVS; this is encoded by the coding sequence ATGACTCAAAATCTTCCGATCCCTTTAAGTCTTCTCCAGCCCGGGGATCAAGGTGAAGTTGTGCAGATCCAGGCCCAGGGGCAGGTCCGCCAGCGCCTGCTGGAGATGGGCTTCATCCGCGGCGCCAGGCTGAGGGTCGAGAAGCTCGCGCCCCTGGGCGATCCCATGGAGCTCGTGATCAAGGGCTACCACCTTTCACTGAGGCGGGACGAGAGCTCCTGCATCCTCGTCCAGCCGGTGTCCTGA
- the feoB gene encoding ferrous iron transport protein B, which produces MTLTVALAGNPNCGKTTLFNALTGARHHVGNWPGVTVERRSGTFEHGGTTMEVVDLPGTYSLAARSEDERVAVHFLASPEVDLVLNVLDASNLERNLYLSTQLLELGKPVAFVLNMVDDAENRGVRIDVPALELLLGGPIIPTVGNREQGIEELKELLGTMARGESNRCRSITVDYGHDIEGELAKLQKEICRDEQLEAAMPPRWLALQLLENNVEAKRVVGESHASEAIKQQLAKSFAFLEPHLGADGATLVAERRYGFAHGLVKEVATAPDDKKSPTAKLDALLTHRVLGIPIFIAILALVYSLSFILGKIPQDWIADGFKALSTFAANRLPAGELTSLLVDGVIPGVSAVIVFVPVIMILMGCIAFLEDTGYMARAAFIMDRLMHVMGLHGKSFIPLIMGSGCNVPAIQAARTIESPQDRLITMLVTPLVSCSARLQVYIVIAGTFFTPFKAALSIIAMHFLGLGLAVLMGRLLRSALFSGPSSPFVMELPPYRLPMLKATLIHMWEKGSIFLTRAGTTIFAGATLVWFLSRYPGIANREWTLEYQQKRQAVAALNLPAAESEERLKALQLAHESRIVNTSLAARLGQKVEPILRPILDPDHKRAEAWKDVIALTAGFVAKEIVVSTMAVIHQASEEPKEGEQLSPLQVALRDGSGLTPLTALAFMVFTLIYTPCLGTIAMIRREAGSWRWAAFTVGYGLVLGWGLAWVTVAVGRAFGYA; this is translated from the coding sequence ATGACCTTGACCGTCGCCCTCGCGGGCAATCCCAACTGCGGGAAGACCACCCTCTTCAATGCCCTCACCGGAGCCCGGCATCACGTCGGCAACTGGCCGGGCGTCACGGTGGAGCGCCGCAGCGGGACCTTCGAACACGGGGGCACCACCATGGAGGTGGTGGACCTCCCCGGCACCTACTCGCTGGCCGCCCGCAGCGAGGACGAGCGGGTGGCCGTGCACTTCCTGGCCTCGCCCGAGGTGGACCTGGTCTTGAACGTGCTGGACGCCTCCAACCTGGAGCGCAACCTCTACCTCAGCACCCAGCTGCTGGAACTCGGCAAGCCCGTGGCCTTCGTCCTGAACATGGTGGACGACGCGGAGAACCGTGGGGTGCGCATCGACGTGCCCGCTCTGGAGCTGCTGCTGGGCGGCCCGATCATCCCCACCGTGGGAAACCGGGAGCAGGGCATCGAGGAACTCAAGGAACTGCTCGGCACCATGGCCCGGGGCGAATCCAACCGCTGCCGCAGCATCACCGTGGACTACGGCCACGACATCGAAGGCGAGCTCGCGAAGCTGCAGAAGGAGATCTGCCGGGACGAGCAGCTGGAGGCCGCCATGCCGCCCCGGTGGCTGGCCCTGCAGCTGCTGGAGAACAACGTCGAAGCCAAGCGCGTGGTCGGCGAGAGCCACGCCAGCGAGGCCATCAAGCAACAGCTGGCCAAGAGCTTCGCCTTCCTGGAGCCGCACCTCGGAGCCGATGGCGCGACGCTGGTGGCCGAGCGCCGCTACGGCTTCGCCCACGGCCTGGTCAAGGAGGTGGCCACGGCGCCGGATGACAAGAAATCACCCACCGCCAAGCTGGATGCGCTCCTCACGCACCGGGTCCTCGGCATCCCCATCTTCATCGCCATCCTGGCCTTGGTGTACTCCCTTTCCTTCATTCTCGGGAAGATCCCCCAGGACTGGATCGCAGACGGTTTCAAGGCCCTCTCCACCTTCGCGGCCAACCGCCTCCCCGCCGGTGAGCTGACCAGCCTGCTGGTGGACGGGGTCATTCCCGGCGTCAGCGCGGTGATCGTCTTCGTGCCCGTGATCATGATCCTCATGGGCTGCATCGCCTTCCTGGAGGACACGGGCTACATGGCGCGGGCGGCCTTCATCATGGACAGGCTCATGCACGTCATGGGGCTGCACGGGAAGAGCTTCATCCCCCTCATCATGGGCAGCGGTTGCAATGTGCCCGCCATCCAGGCGGCCCGCACCATCGAGAGCCCCCAGGACCGCCTCATCACCATGCTGGTCACGCCCCTCGTGAGCTGCTCGGCGCGCCTGCAGGTCTATATCGTCATCGCCGGGACCTTCTTCACGCCCTTCAAGGCCGCCCTCTCCATCATCGCCATGCACTTCCTGGGGCTCGGCCTCGCGGTGCTCATGGGCCGCCTGTTGCGCAGCGCCCTGTTCAGCGGACCCAGTTCGCCCTTCGTGATGGAACTGCCACCCTACCGGCTGCCCATGCTGAAGGCCACCCTCATCCACATGTGGGAGAAGGGGTCGATCTTCCTCACCCGGGCCGGCACCACGATTTTCGCGGGGGCGACCCTGGTGTGGTTCCTTTCGCGCTACCCCGGCATCGCCAACCGGGAGTGGACCCTGGAATACCAGCAGAAGCGGCAGGCCGTGGCGGCGCTGAACCTGCCCGCCGCGGAATCCGAGGAGCGGCTCAAGGCCCTGCAGCTGGCCCATGAGAGCCGCATCGTGAACACGAGCCTAGCCGCCAGACTGGGGCAGAAGGTCGAGCCCATCCTGCGGCCCATCCTGGATCCGGATCACAAGCGGGCCGAGGCCTGGAAGGATGTCATCGCCCTCACCGCCGGCTTCGTGGCCAAGGAGATCGTGGTCTCCACCATGGCCGTCATCCACCAGGCCAGCGAGGAGCCCAAGGAGGGCGAACAGCTCAGCCCGCTCCAGGTGGCGCTGCGCGATGGCTCGGGCCTGACGCCCCTCACGGCCCTGGCCTTCATGGTATTCACCCTCATCTACACGCCCTGCCTCGGTACCATCGCCATGATCCGTCGCGAGGCCGGCAGCTGGCGTTGGGCCGCCTTCACGGTGGGCTATGGTCTGGTGCTGGGCTGGGGCCTGGCCTGGGTCACGGTGGCCGTGGGCCGCGCCTTCGGCTATGCGTGA